A single window of Polyangiaceae bacterium DNA harbors:
- a CDS encoding FHA domain-containing protein, with the protein MARELECSIDYLINESMKQYARQRSYSPRTPFPGTQRTEGGAPGSGPSMPPSTAGIPAPPPSPPPPGYPPPPGATPMPPTYGSAPGAPPPMMGMPGAPPPPPMMGGMGMPGAPPPPPMMGGMGMPGAPPPMMGGAPPPPPPMGVPGAPPPMMGAPGAPPMMGAPGAPPGPPPPPPSPYGATPPPPPGAYAPPPTMSGAAGVGGPPPPPPMVGPPPAPPGVGMPPPPPPGASAAPPPPPRPPSGTATPAPPTAAKRPPSVPSPPGPTGAPRGPGLPPPPPTGVGRPPGPPPPPPGAAGGPPPPPPPGVRSTMMGPGAPPPPPARTMPPGPPPPPGLTPPPPPGPPGMAPPGPPPPPPSLGAPATLAAPPGPGMAPPPPPPMAGGFGAPPPPPPYGQMPPGPPPGPPGPPPGPPPAPTPAPAAPSAGGIPGAVPLFAYYGGERFIVNKDRFIIGRGKQSSDLTIKDPNVSRQHAMVEYLNGQYYMVDMGSTNGVEFSGQRITRKAIGEGDQYRICDHEVRFSYR; encoded by the coding sequence ATGGCACGCGAGCTGGAGTGCTCGATCGACTACCTCATCAACGAGTCGATGAAGCAGTATGCCCGGCAGCGCAGCTACAGCCCGCGCACGCCGTTCCCCGGGACGCAGCGTACCGAGGGAGGAGCGCCGGGATCTGGTCCGTCGATGCCGCCGTCGACCGCGGGCATCCCTGCGCCGCCTCCGTCGCCGCCGCCGCCCGGGTATCCGCCTCCGCCCGGAGCCACGCCGATGCCTCCGACGTACGGTAGTGCGCCTGGAGCGCCGCCGCCGATGATGGGCATGCCGGGTGCTCCGCCGCCGCCTCCCATGATGGGTGGCATGGGCATGCCGGGTGCTCCGCCGCCGCCTCCCATGATGGGTGGCATGGGCATGCCGGGTGCGCCGCCTCCGATGATGGGAGGCGCTCCGCCGCCTCCACCGCCGATGGGTGTTCCAGGCGCGCCGCCTCCGATGATGGGTGCGCCGGGTGCGCCTCCGATGATGGGTGCGCCGGGCGCGCCTCCTGGGCCGCCGCCTCCGCCGCCTTCGCCTTACGGTGCGACGCCGCCGCCTCCTCCGGGAGCGTATGCCCCGCCGCCGACGATGTCGGGCGCTGCGGGCGTTGGAGGCCCGCCGCCTCCGCCGCCCATGGTGGGTCCTCCGCCGGCACCGCCGGGTGTTGGCATGCCCCCGCCGCCTCCTCCTGGTGCCTCGGCTGCACCGCCGCCTCCGCCTCGTCCGCCGTCGGGTACGGCAACACCAGCGCCGCCCACCGCAGCCAAGCGTCCGCCGAGCGTTCCATCGCCGCCTGGACCTACTGGTGCGCCGCGCGGGCCTGGATTGCCCCCGCCGCCTCCAACGGGCGTTGGCCGTCCACCTGGGCCGCCGCCGCCTCCTCCAGGCGCCGCCGGTGGACCGCCGCCCCCGCCGCCTCCAGGTGTGCGCTCGACCATGATGGGCCCCGGTGCACCACCGCCGCCGCCCGCGCGCACCATGCCGCCCGGACCACCGCCGCCGCCAGGCCTGACGCCGCCACCTCCTCCGGGACCGCCCGGCATGGCGCCGCCTGGGCCTCCGCCGCCGCCTCCGAGCCTCGGAGCACCCGCGACATTGGCTGCGCCGCCAGGGCCCGGCATGGCACCTCCGCCGCCGCCTCCCATGGCAGGCGGGTTTGGCGCACCGCCACCGCCGCCGCCATACGGCCAGATGCCGCCTGGACCGCCGCCCGGACCGCCAGGTCCGCCGCCCGGGCCGCCGCCTGCACCGACGCCAGCACCCGCTGCACCATCGGCAGGAGGCATCCCCGGCGCGGTCCCGCTCTTCGCTTATTACGGCGGCGAACGATTCATCGTGAACAAGGACCGCTTCATCATCGGCCGCGGCAAACAGTCGAGCGACCTGACGATCAAAGATCCGAACGTCTCCCGACAACACGCCATGGTCGAGTACCTGAACGGCCAGTACTACATGGTCGACATGGGCTCGACGAACGGCGTCGAGTTCAGCGGTCAGCGCATCACGCGCAAAGCGATCGGTGAAGGCGACCAGTACCGGATCTGCGATCACGAGGTCCGTTTCTCCTACCGCTGA
- a CDS encoding L,D-transpeptidase gives MRGLHIWGFGSPSAPSASNPTHIPRLRAKNTTRVAARGARSILAIASAFVATHAFAAHEPPWVGPDTPPLGDGIVSARIIKGDQPILTAPWENAARRGSAARDVHLPIFAVRRGPGCRGRFLEVGPSAWVCDDAVELAATPFVDPGYRALRSNPDGLPFRYYFVGPDGSFAYKRLSAADTGTPDMQLEPGFAIAVVEERVIDGHRYGRTHNELWVPMRDVGPARTFAFRGETVAQDVTTTFPFAWVIVDSANVFASPNPGAKKIDHRTRFERVPFYEVKTSGPTSFTRIGDDAWVRSSEIRHPTIAQPPAEVDVAAGDHWIDVELETQTLVAYEGARPVFATLVSTGKGREGSATATPRGTFRIWAKLFTSNMDNLEDEGAHRYYRMEDVPWVQYFSKGVGLHGAFWHRSFGYVRSHGCVNLAPIDAEWLFWWTGPRMPAGWTAVLPSTHDAGTVVRVR, from the coding sequence ATGCGCGGGCTCCACATTTGGGGCTTCGGGTCGCCTTCGGCGCCTTCCGCCTCAAACCCCACCCACATCCCCAGGCTGCGCGCGAAAAACACCACTCGCGTCGCAGCCCGCGGAGCGCGTTCCATCCTCGCGATCGCTTCGGCGTTCGTCGCGACGCACGCGTTCGCTGCACACGAACCTCCCTGGGTTGGTCCCGACACACCACCGCTCGGTGACGGCATCGTCAGCGCTCGCATCATCAAAGGCGACCAGCCCATCCTCACGGCGCCTTGGGAAAACGCCGCTCGTCGAGGCTCCGCTGCGCGCGACGTGCACCTCCCCATCTTCGCCGTCAGGCGCGGACCTGGTTGCCGCGGCAGGTTCCTCGAAGTCGGTCCCAGCGCCTGGGTCTGCGACGACGCCGTCGAGCTCGCCGCAACACCCTTCGTCGACCCCGGCTACCGCGCCTTGCGCTCGAACCCGGATGGACTGCCGTTTCGTTACTACTTCGTCGGTCCCGATGGATCGTTTGCCTACAAACGACTTTCGGCCGCCGACACCGGCACGCCCGACATGCAGCTCGAGCCCGGCTTCGCCATCGCCGTCGTCGAAGAACGCGTCATCGACGGCCATCGATACGGCCGCACCCACAACGAGCTGTGGGTGCCCATGCGCGACGTCGGTCCTGCGCGCACGTTTGCGTTCCGCGGAGAGACGGTCGCGCAAGACGTGACGACCACCTTCCCCTTCGCGTGGGTCATCGTCGACAGCGCCAACGTGTTCGCTTCGCCAAACCCCGGCGCAAAAAAAATCGATCACCGCACACGTTTCGAACGCGTTCCTTTCTACGAAGTCAAAACATCCGGCCCCACCTCGTTCACGCGCATCGGTGACGACGCTTGGGTGCGCTCATCCGAGATCCGCCATCCGACGATTGCTCAGCCTCCAGCCGAAGTGGACGTTGCTGCAGGCGATCACTGGATCGACGTGGAGCTCGAAACGCAAACGCTCGTCGCGTACGAAGGAGCTCGCCCGGTCTTCGCGACGCTCGTGTCGACCGGCAAAGGCCGCGAAGGTTCGGCCACGGCAACGCCTCGAGGAACGTTTCGCATCTGGGCCAAGCTCTTCACGTCGAACATGGACAACCTCGAAGACGAAGGCGCGCATCGGTACTACCGCATGGAGGACGTCCCGTGGGTCCAGTACTTCTCCAAAGGCGTGGGCCTTCATGGAGCGTTCTGGCATCGATCGTTTGGCTACGTGCGCAGTCACGGCTGCGTCAACCTCGCGCCCATCGATGCGGAATGGCTCTTCTGGTGGACCGGGCCGCGTATGCCTGCCGGCTGGACCGC